Proteins from a single region of Balneola sp. MJW-20:
- the hisS gene encoding histidine--tRNA ligase has translation MAKPKYTTHLGMVDILPDESPKWRALEQIIHEEARRFNFEEIRTPIMEQTELIVRGVGQLTDIVSKEIFAFEKGDSHYVLRPELTAPVVRAFVEHHMEQRGGSQKLYYIGPMFRAEKPQKGRQRQFHQFGVEVFGSDDAVADVECIAFMIRIYKRIGIQNFELLLNSVGDPESRENYKKALTDYLQPHYDRLSDLSKNRFEKNPMRILDSKEPEDQDIIKDAPVILDYLNEETEAHFEKVKAMLDTLGIQYTIDPHLVRGMDYYTRTAFELKSPDLGSQDALAGGGRYDLLVEDIGGPSTPAVGFAAGMERLMIACEELDIHLAEPKKVDVYFITLGEDARKWALKQLSAVRNEGLSATMDYMGRSMKAQMKDADRENASYTVIVGSNELEEGKFTLRNMKESEEEMLSLTDIINKLKKLA, from the coding sequence ATGGCTAAACCCAAGTACACGACCCACCTTGGTATGGTGGACATTCTTCCGGATGAATCCCCTAAATGGAGGGCATTAGAGCAAATCATCCATGAAGAGGCACGCCGATTTAACTTTGAAGAGATCCGGACTCCTATTATGGAGCAGACTGAACTCATTGTACGTGGGGTCGGACAACTCACTGATATTGTCTCGAAAGAGATCTTCGCTTTTGAAAAAGGAGATAGTCATTATGTACTTCGTCCGGAGCTGACTGCCCCGGTGGTACGTGCTTTTGTAGAGCACCATATGGAACAACGTGGTGGCTCCCAGAAGCTATACTACATCGGACCTATGTTCAGAGCCGAAAAGCCTCAAAAAGGGCGGCAACGACAGTTTCATCAGTTCGGAGTAGAGGTCTTCGGCAGTGATGATGCGGTTGCGGATGTAGAATGCATTGCCTTTATGATCCGGATCTATAAGCGAATCGGGATACAGAACTTCGAACTGCTGTTAAATTCAGTCGGAGATCCTGAAAGCAGGGAAAACTATAAGAAAGCTCTCACCGATTACCTGCAGCCACACTATGATCGGTTAAGCGACCTCTCAAAAAATCGTTTTGAAAAAAATCCGATGCGTATTCTCGATTCCAAGGAACCGGAAGATCAGGACATCATCAAAGATGCACCCGTGATCCTGGATTATCTTAATGAAGAGACCGAGGCTCACTTTGAGAAGGTTAAAGCTATGCTTGATACTCTTGGCATTCAATACACAATCGATCCGCATCTCGTACGTGGCATGGATTATTATACCCGTACGGCATTTGAGCTGAAGAGTCCCGACCTGGGATCTCAGGATGCACTTGCAGGCGGCGGCCGCTATGACCTGCTGGTGGAAGATATCGGAGGACCCTCTACCCCCGCTGTAGGATTCGCAGCTGGTATGGAAAGACTTATGATCGCCTGTGAAGAGCTGGATATCCATCTTGCCGAGCCAAAGAAAGTGGATGTTTACTTCATTACGCTGGGAGAAGATGCCAGAAAATGGGCCTTAAAGCAGCTTTCAGCCGTCAGAAATGAAGGACTCTCTGCAACCATGGACTATATGGGCAGATCCATGAAAGCCCAGATGAAAGATGCCGACCGTGAGAATGCTTCATATACTGTCATCGTTGGTTCCAATGAACTGGAAGAAGGGAAATTCACCCTTCGCAATATGAAGGAAAGTGAAGAAGAAATGCTTTCCCTTACCGATATCATTAACAAATTAAAGAAATTAGCCTAA
- a CDS encoding oligosaccharide flippase family protein has protein sequence MGIIKQQSIQNSVITYLGILLGFISTLYLYPNILTTDQYGLTRILLSVAFICTEFTHLGVKNIAIKFFPEFENKERKHNGFLFLLLVIPLAGFLLFLAFLFSFDDWLIRKYTSDSPLFGEFYLYLIPLVIGILYFDVINSYIRANYDSVPGSIVNEIMLRFAAIVLLVLMNFGIIDFQIFMAGFAASYLLQPVLLVLYLFRSGDLYLKPNLEFLNSKLIRRISNYGFFVLLGGVSHLIVSNIDILMLGSLSGLTDTAVYTIAFYIGSVIVVPQKSIGKIAPSLISKHISEDNIYEVEKIYKGSSLNQLVAGCLIYIGVWANIDNLIAILPEAYAGAKWVVIIIGASKLIDMAGGVNGNIIMNSPFYKFNLMATSVLIVFSVFLNFLLIPEYGITGAAIATAISLLIYNLVKGIYVWYRYRIQPLSPQLLILFILSAAILFLSMQISTIGGIYIDIMIRSFTISAIYIPLVISLNVSGEVNIIWQNIRKRFF, from the coding sequence ATGGGCATCATAAAGCAACAAAGCATACAAAACTCTGTAATTACTTATCTGGGTATTCTGCTTGGCTTTATCTCCACACTGTATTTATATCCTAATATCCTGACCACGGATCAATACGGCCTGACCCGAATACTACTCTCCGTTGCATTTATCTGCACGGAATTTACCCACCTGGGAGTAAAGAATATCGCCATCAAGTTCTTTCCGGAATTTGAGAATAAAGAGCGTAAGCACAATGGCTTTCTTTTTTTGCTGCTGGTGATCCCTCTTGCAGGTTTTCTGCTTTTTCTCGCTTTTTTATTCTCATTTGATGACTGGCTGATCCGAAAATACACTTCCGACTCCCCTCTTTTCGGGGAATTCTACCTTTACCTCATCCCGCTGGTTATCGGCATCCTCTATTTTGATGTGATCAATAGTTATATCCGGGCTAACTATGATTCTGTACCCGGATCCATAGTCAATGAAATAATGCTTCGTTTTGCCGCGATCGTATTGTTAGTGCTAATGAATTTCGGGATCATTGATTTCCAGATCTTCATGGCCGGATTCGCCGCAAGCTATCTCTTACAACCAGTTCTGCTGGTTCTGTATTTATTCCGAAGCGGTGATCTGTACCTGAAACCGAACCTGGAATTCCTCAACAGTAAACTGATCCGAAGGATTAGTAATTACGGGTTTTTTGTACTTCTGGGAGGAGTATCTCATCTGATCGTCAGCAATATCGATATTCTGATGCTGGGTTCGCTTTCCGGTCTTACGGATACAGCAGTCTACACCATTGCTTTTTATATCGGATCAGTGATCGTGGTGCCTCAGAAATCGATCGGTAAGATCGCTCCCTCACTGATCTCGAAACATATCAGCGAAGATAATATTTATGAGGTAGAGAAGATCTATAAAGGCTCTTCCCTCAACCAGCTGGTTGCCGGTTGCCTGATCTACATAGGGGTTTGGGCCAATATTGACAACCTCATTGCAATTCTACCTGAGGCTTATGCCGGTGCCAAATGGGTGGTCATTATCATCGGAGCCTCCAAACTGATCGACATGGCCGGAGGCGTGAATGGAAATATCATTATGAATTCTCCATTCTATAAGTTTAATCTTATGGCAACCTCTGTACTCATCGTTTTTTCTGTCTTTCTGAATTTTTTACTTATCCCGGAATATGGAATAACCGGAGCAGCCATTGCAACGGCGATCTCATTACTGATCTACAACCTGGTCAAGGGAATCTATGTTTGGTACCGCTATCGCATACAACCACTTTCGCCCCAACTGCTGATCCTTTTCATCCTCTCAGCCGCAATTTTATTCCTTTCCATGCAAATCAGCACGATCGGCGGGATCTATATTGATATCATGATCCGATCCTTTACCATATCCGCTATCTATATACCTTTGGTTATAAGCCTGAACGTCTCCGGGGAAGTCAATATCATATGGCAGAATATCCGGAAACGGTTTTTCTAA
- a CDS encoding polysaccharide pyruvyl transferase family protein, whose protein sequence is MKKALLSYDAHTDNIGDYVQSIATLNLIGNYDLLVDREKLDEYDGEEAKIILNGWFMTHPDHWPPSPKLKPLFISFHINPTAEMEMLTEEGISYLKEHEPIGCRDYYTLSILHERGIEAYFSGCNTLTIQRKDLISEDTPRKDILVCGVLDRIVMQQNWKLKPASRLFKHNLTAILKYPSQKIRHIMSTRVFQRFLKKLGEPVRTIDQILDLRNKSESERLEIAKDFLKELASAKLVITSRIHTALPCVALGTPVIFIEDGLEHINQFSRLIGLNRFFYHTDIMNLPEIELDKFSNPNKHHQFVEDIKTRVEDFIR, encoded by the coding sequence ATGAAAAAAGCCTTATTGTCTTACGACGCACATACAGATAATATTGGGGATTATGTTCAAAGTATCGCCACTCTTAATCTGATCGGTAATTATGATTTGCTGGTAGATAGGGAGAAACTGGATGAATACGATGGTGAGGAAGCTAAAATAATCTTGAATGGCTGGTTCATGACTCATCCTGATCATTGGCCCCCCTCTCCCAAACTGAAACCTCTTTTTATCTCTTTTCATATAAATCCTACTGCAGAAATGGAGATGCTCACTGAAGAAGGGATTTCTTACCTGAAGGAACACGAACCCATTGGTTGCAGGGATTATTATACCCTTTCAATTCTTCATGAACGTGGGATAGAAGCCTACTTTTCAGGATGCAATACTTTGACCATACAAAGAAAAGACCTGATTTCAGAGGATACACCTCGAAAAGACATATTAGTTTGTGGTGTTTTGGATCGTATTGTTATGCAACAAAATTGGAAATTAAAGCCGGCGTCCAGATTGTTTAAACATAATCTCACCGCAATACTTAAGTATCCTTCACAAAAGATCCGTCATATCATGAGTACCCGGGTCTTTCAAAGATTTCTAAAGAAGCTTGGTGAGCCTGTAAGAACCATAGACCAGATACTCGACTTAAGAAATAAATCGGAATCAGAAAGATTGGAGATTGCAAAAGATTTTTTAAAAGAGCTTGCTTCAGCTAAGCTTGTAATCACATCAAGAATTCATACAGCTTTACCATGTGTAGCCCTGGGTACCCCTGTTATCTTTATCGAGGATGGCCTCGAACACATAAATCAATTCAGCCGCTTGATTGGATTGAACAGGTTTTTTTATCATACTGATATTATGAATCTTCCTGAGATAGAACTGGATAAATTTTCCAACCCAAATAAACACCACCAGTTTGTCGAGGATATTAAAACAAGAGTAGAGGACTTTATCAGATAA
- a CDS encoding glycosyltransferase family 4 protein, with amino-acid sequence MERKTILFFHQGRSSFVEEDLRILSNSFRVREFYFSTQRSGPKIITAFQYLLQFIRQFLWLLINIRSGDFLFAWFSDFHSFLPAVFSSFFNKPLLVVNGGYDAVNNKELGYGIFRDTWQKRFGIYVLRHARLLLPVDQTLIRAEPAAEYWGEAYPNGILHHIPDLDTEWTELPTGYNPSAWPAGPAERKAEVLTVAFIDTIRTAKIKGIDLYIECARSLPEFTFRIIGVPEEMQGTLGKAYHLPQNIFMYPPVKRDELSEFYRQASVYAQLSRSEGLPNVLCEAMLSGCIPVGSPVYGIPKAISNTGFIAEKPDTALIASLIKKAHQQQSVDSRKKVRDRIIDEYSLKKRENTLTSILNNL; translated from the coding sequence GTGGAAAGAAAAACCATTTTATTCTTTCACCAGGGCAGATCTTCTTTTGTAGAAGAGGATCTCAGGATACTTAGCAATTCATTCCGGGTACGTGAATTCTATTTTAGTACCCAAAGATCCGGTCCGAAAATAATTACCGCATTTCAATATCTGCTGCAGTTTATAAGACAGTTTCTATGGCTCCTCATCAATATCCGGTCGGGTGACTTTCTTTTTGCCTGGTTTTCCGACTTCCACTCATTCCTGCCCGCTGTATTCAGCTCTTTTTTTAACAAACCGCTTTTAGTGGTTAATGGCGGATATGATGCGGTCAATAATAAAGAACTTGGTTACGGGATCTTCCGGGATACCTGGCAGAAAAGATTCGGGATCTATGTACTCAGGCATGCAAGGTTGCTCCTTCCAGTCGATCAAACCCTGATCAGGGCTGAGCCCGCCGCAGAGTACTGGGGAGAGGCTTATCCCAACGGCATCCTGCATCATATTCCGGATCTTGATACTGAGTGGACTGAATTACCCACCGGCTACAATCCTTCAGCATGGCCTGCCGGACCCGCTGAAAGAAAAGCTGAAGTTTTAACCGTGGCTTTCATCGATACTATTCGAACAGCAAAGATCAAAGGGATCGACCTTTACATAGAGTGTGCAAGATCTTTACCGGAATTCACTTTCAGGATCATAGGGGTTCCAGAAGAAATGCAGGGCACGCTGGGAAAAGCTTATCACCTTCCGCAAAATATTTTCATGTATCCGCCGGTCAAGAGAGATGAACTGTCTGAATTCTACCGCCAAGCTTCAGTGTATGCTCAACTTTCCAGATCAGAAGGATTGCCCAATGTACTCTGTGAAGCCATGCTAAGCGGTTGTATCCCGGTAGGATCCCCCGTATACGGTATCCCTAAAGCGATCAGCAATACCGGATTTATTGCCGAAAAGCCGGATACTGCTCTGATTGCATCACTGATAAAAAAAGCACATCAGCAGCAATCAGTAGATAGCAGGAAAAAAGTGAGGGATCGTATTATTGATGAATATTCTTTGAAGAAACGGGAAAATACTCTTACCAGTATTTTAAATAATTTATAA
- the wecB gene encoding non-hydrolyzing UDP-N-acetylglucosamine 2-epimerase, which yields MKKILTIVGARPQFVKAAVVSKALNEKEIQETIIHTGQHYDHEMSTVFWEELNIPAPAINLGVGSMPHGAQTGIMMQKVEDYILEKETKPDGLMVYGDTNSTLAGAIVASKLHIPVIHVEAGLRSFNREMPEEINRILTDHASSILFCSSEKGVDQLAKEGITDHVYNTGDVMYDAILRFSKIAEEKYQLSDLTNISANNYILATIHRPANTDNEDNLKSLLSAFGRVDKQVIWPVHPRNKHRLKEMDIPENLQLIDPVSYFRMMVLLKNCAMVITDSGGLQKEAYWMKKKCITARDETEWVETLEGGWNTLTGADEEKIISAVNSEPSIPWKPLYGSGKASDMIAEAILNYH from the coding sequence ATGAAAAAGATACTGACTATTGTAGGAGCACGCCCTCAGTTTGTAAAAGCTGCAGTAGTATCCAAAGCACTGAATGAAAAAGAAATTCAGGAAACGATCATACACACCGGGCAGCACTATGATCATGAGATGAGTACGGTATTCTGGGAAGAACTGAACATCCCCGCTCCTGCCATAAATCTTGGAGTCGGATCGATGCCCCATGGTGCACAGACCGGGATAATGATGCAAAAGGTCGAAGATTACATCCTTGAAAAGGAGACGAAACCGGATGGGCTCATGGTTTATGGTGACACAAACTCTACCCTTGCCGGTGCCATAGTCGCTTCTAAACTTCATATTCCGGTCATCCATGTTGAAGCAGGGCTCAGAAGTTTTAACAGGGAGATGCCCGAAGAGATCAACCGGATCCTGACCGATCACGCCTCAAGTATACTGTTTTGTTCCTCGGAAAAAGGAGTTGATCAGCTTGCTAAAGAAGGTATCACGGATCATGTATACAATACCGGGGATGTAATGTATGATGCGATCCTTCGTTTTTCGAAGATCGCTGAGGAAAAGTATCAGCTGTCGGATCTGACAAATATCTCCGCCAACAATTATATACTGGCCACTATTCACAGACCTGCAAATACCGATAACGAAGATAATCTGAAATCTTTATTATCTGCCTTCGGACGTGTGGATAAGCAAGTGATCTGGCCGGTACACCCCAGGAATAAGCACCGACTTAAAGAAATGGATATACCGGAAAATCTGCAGTTGATCGATCCGGTCTCCTATTTCAGAATGATGGTCCTGCTGAAAAATTGTGCGATGGTAATCACTGACTCCGGAGGATTACAAAAAGAAGCCTACTGGATGAAGAAGAAGTGCATCACTGCACGAGATGAAACCGAGTGGGTGGAAACCCTGGAGGGAGGCTGGAATACCCTGACCGGAGCTGATGAAGAAAAGATCATAAGTGCAGTCAATTCTGAACCCTCCATCCCATGGAAACCACTCTACGGGAGCGGTAAGGCCTCTGACATGATCGCCGAAGCAATTTTAAACTATCACTGA
- a CDS encoding glycosyltransferase family 4 protein, producing MELKKILIIVYYWPPSGGSGVQRWVKFVKYLKKLGWDPVIYAPSNPEYPAIDPSLDEDLPDDLRVIKRPITEPYHLYKKLVGLKKDDKLGSGLMREEGGSGLMHRLSVWIRGNFFIPDARKWWIKPSIRFLTELLNKERFDAIVTTGPPHSMHMIGLGLKKNTGLPWLADFRDPWTNIDFIEDLNLSSAARKKHEQMEQEVLDLADEIVVVSPTMRSDYSDMTDTPVTVITNGFDTNDFAPADEGPRKDHFLLTHIGMMTSTRNPETLWQALAGIRDKYPEKASKFKLQLIGKVDASIKAKIREYGLQEMVEVSDYVPHEQIIREQRKSHALLLIINESPNAGLLLPGKLFEYMASGRPVICTTPVDGDAAEVLRESGIGKVVSTYDKDALQQQILELMDQPDIYHSKELKPGSAVMKFSRQELTRKLTERLESIIS from the coding sequence ATGGAGCTTAAAAAGATACTGATCATTGTCTATTACTGGCCTCCCAGTGGTGGTTCCGGTGTGCAACGGTGGGTGAAGTTTGTCAAATATCTTAAGAAGCTCGGGTGGGACCCGGTTATATATGCCCCCTCCAACCCTGAATATCCGGCCATTGATCCTTCACTGGACGAAGACCTGCCTGATGATCTAAGAGTTATTAAACGCCCGATCACTGAACCCTATCATCTGTACAAAAAACTGGTCGGACTGAAGAAGGATGACAAGCTTGGGTCAGGACTCATGAGGGAAGAAGGCGGATCCGGATTGATGCATAGGTTATCGGTATGGATCAGAGGAAATTTCTTTATACCTGATGCACGAAAGTGGTGGATCAAACCTTCCATTCGTTTTCTTACTGAACTTCTGAATAAGGAAAGGTTTGATGCTATTGTAACCACAGGTCCGCCTCATTCTATGCATATGATCGGATTGGGACTTAAAAAAAATACAGGCTTACCCTGGCTTGCTGATTTCCGTGATCCGTGGACTAACATTGATTTTATTGAAGATCTCAATCTCAGTTCGGCTGCCAGGAAAAAACATGAACAAATGGAACAGGAAGTACTGGACCTGGCAGATGAGATCGTTGTGGTAAGCCCCACAATGAGATCAGATTACTCAGATATGACGGATACTCCTGTTACGGTCATCACCAACGGTTTCGATACGAATGATTTTGCACCTGCTGATGAAGGACCCAGGAAGGATCACTTTCTTCTGACCCATATTGGAATGATGACCTCCACACGTAATCCTGAGACCCTGTGGCAGGCACTTGCAGGCATCAGAGATAAGTATCCTGAAAAAGCTTCGAAATTCAAGCTTCAGCTGATCGGAAAAGTGGATGCGAGTATCAAAGCTAAGATCCGCGAATACGGATTACAGGAAATGGTTGAAGTCAGCGATTATGTACCCCATGAGCAGATCATCAGAGAGCAAAGAAAGTCGCATGCTCTTTTACTGATAATCAATGAATCACCCAATGCCGGGCTACTCTTACCCGGCAAGCTCTTTGAATACATGGCATCCGGGCGACCGGTCATATGCACTACCCCGGTAGATGGGGATGCTGCTGAGGTGCTCCGGGAATCCGGTATCGGAAAAGTGGTCAGCACCTATGATAAAGATGCACTTCAGCAACAAATTCTGGAACTTATGGATCAACCGGATATTTACCATTCCAAAGAGTTAAAACCCGGATCTGCAGTCATGAAATTCAGCCGACAAGAATTAACACGGAAATTAACTGAACGTTTAGAATCGATCATTTCATGA
- a CDS encoding YfhO family protein: MTQTESVSNGTSYFFGLPESRQHIIALLILFLIPFILFTATTIGGKEFQRHDITQWRAGAESVIEYRETYDKEPLWVNNMFGGMPAFVVSVKTAVPHLDRLSSVFSNIYPAFQYWVLLSGTYFLLIIMGFRSLTSVFGSLMYGLTTYFPIIIAAGHTSKFVALGFAPWMIAGFWLLLKKKKMIPGLLLFTVALTLELRAGHPQITYYFFYLLGFLWLHDLWEAIQQKRVSEWAQYTGLLAVGTLVGIMGHAQSILTLQEYSPFSIRGGSALDNSTGLESGYAFAWSQGIKETLTLWLPDLFGGASPDYWGSKPGTAGPHYFGVLSLPFILTALFKQRSGIMYTFFAAGTLGVLFAWGGNFTLLNEFAFDYIPYFDKFRAPETWLAFTSFCYMIVAVYGLEWILDKVKEKGLTLNALALPFGVSAAIVLALFLMVNSMNYSKPGEVQNIASQIARQNQVSPQDPRVEQQAQQYVNQQLVPAREEKAGRDAIRLILIFALGAAIVWLMMKEKISLTIGTAGLLLIAAFDMISVDKRYIPERVIVSGNVSPERTLESQKRDIDTYIQDNIMSEQEYPNRVLPLLDNAFNNATPSYFYPSLGGYTGAKLSVIQDVIDQNGPLFQGPQGLNTQLLSLLNVKFMTYQDGLNLTGFSTAYQGQSGTVYENENLFPKAFFVDSVITVQEPAEAYSYLSPGKADLSKTAIVETTEELSSFADSTANAVVTYYTGPEIDIETRRDKPGFLVISEIWYPAGWKATIDGKPSELYKTDYLLRGIPVSAGAHKISLRFEPDSYSLGVKLSWASLIIQLILGGIWGLVWLRGRNQDGA; the protein is encoded by the coding sequence ATGACTCAAACCGAATCTGTTTCCAACGGTACATCCTATTTTTTCGGATTACCGGAAAGCAGGCAGCATATTATTGCCCTGCTAATTTTATTTCTGATCCCCTTCATTCTTTTTACAGCCACCACCATCGGGGGAAAGGAATTTCAGCGTCATGATATCACGCAGTGGCGAGCCGGAGCAGAATCGGTAATTGAATACCGTGAGACCTATGATAAAGAACCACTTTGGGTAAACAATATGTTCGGCGGAATGCCCGCTTTTGTGGTATCTGTTAAGACTGCCGTTCCTCACTTAGACCGCCTGTCCTCAGTTTTTTCCAATATTTATCCCGCATTTCAGTACTGGGTTCTGTTGTCAGGCACCTATTTTCTATTGATCATAATGGGCTTCCGAAGCCTTACTTCCGTTTTTGGAAGCCTGATGTACGGGTTAACCACTTATTTTCCCATCATTATTGCCGCCGGTCATACTTCCAAGTTTGTCGCCCTTGGTTTTGCACCCTGGATGATAGCAGGATTCTGGCTGCTGCTAAAAAAGAAAAAAATGATCCCGGGGTTGCTGCTCTTCACGGTGGCTCTGACCCTTGAGTTACGCGCCGGCCATCCGCAGATCACCTATTATTTCTTTTATCTGCTTGGATTCCTCTGGTTGCATGACCTGTGGGAAGCTATTCAGCAAAAAAGAGTGAGTGAATGGGCTCAATATACAGGGCTTCTTGCAGTCGGGACCCTGGTTGGGATAATGGGGCATGCCCAAAGCATTCTGACCCTGCAGGAGTACTCCCCATTTAGTATCAGAGGCGGATCAGCTTTAGACAACTCTACCGGACTTGAATCCGGTTATGCTTTTGCCTGGTCCCAGGGTATAAAAGAAACACTGACTTTGTGGCTGCCTGATCTATTTGGAGGAGCATCTCCGGATTACTGGGGATCCAAACCCGGAACTGCAGGACCGCATTATTTTGGAGTCCTCAGCCTGCCTTTCATTCTGACCGCTTTATTCAAACAGCGTTCGGGGATCATGTATACTTTCTTTGCTGCAGGAACGCTCGGGGTTCTCTTTGCATGGGGAGGAAATTTCACTCTGCTGAATGAATTCGCGTTCGACTATATCCCATATTTTGACAAATTCCGCGCACCGGAAACATGGCTGGCCTTTACTTCTTTCTGCTATATGATCGTCGCCGTATACGGTTTAGAATGGATCCTGGATAAAGTGAAGGAAAAAGGCCTTACTTTAAATGCGCTGGCCCTGCCTTTTGGTGTATCTGCTGCGATCGTACTGGCTCTATTTCTGATGGTTAATTCTATGAATTACAGCAAGCCTGGGGAAGTTCAGAACATCGCAAGCCAGATCGCGCGTCAGAATCAGGTCAGTCCTCAGGATCCAAGAGTTGAACAACAGGCACAGCAGTATGTTAATCAGCAGCTGGTACCCGCCAGGGAAGAAAAAGCAGGTCGTGATGCTATAAGGCTGATACTTATCTTCGCCCTGGGAGCAGCAATTGTTTGGCTAATGATGAAAGAAAAGATCTCCCTTACCATCGGTACTGCAGGATTACTTCTGATCGCTGCATTTGACATGATATCGGTCGATAAAAGATATATTCCCGAACGGGTGATCGTTTCCGGAAATGTAAGTCCCGAACGCACCCTTGAATCTCAGAAAAGAGACATCGACACCTATATTCAGGATAATATTATGTCGGAGCAGGAATACCCGAACCGCGTGCTGCCTCTTTTAGACAATGCATTCAACAATGCGACTCCTTCTTACTTTTATCCTTCACTCGGTGGATATACCGGAGCCAAGCTGAGTGTGATACAGGATGTAATTGACCAGAATGGTCCTTTATTTCAGGGACCTCAGGGACTAAACACCCAGTTGCTGAGTCTTTTGAATGTGAAATTCATGACCTATCAGGATGGCCTGAACCTAACTGGATTCAGCACAGCTTATCAGGGTCAGTCCGGAACCGTTTATGAGAATGAAAACCTGTTTCCTAAAGCCTTCTTCGTAGATTCCGTTATTACAGTCCAGGAACCAGCAGAGGCTTACAGCTACCTTAGTCCCGGAAAAGCAGACCTTTCTAAAACTGCTATAGTTGAAACCACAGAAGAACTGAGCAGTTTTGCTGACTCAACAGCCAATGCAGTGGTCACCTATTATACCGGCCCTGAAATAGATATCGAGACCCGACGTGATAAACCCGGCTTTCTGGTGATCAGTGAGATCTGGTATCCGGCGGGATGGAAGGCTACCATCGACGGTAAGCCTTCAGAACTCTATAAAACTGATTACCTGCTGAGAGGGATACCGGTATCGGCGGGAGCTCATAAGATCTCTCTTCGTTTTGAACCGGACTCCTATTCACTGGGAGTTAAACTTTCCTGGGCATCTCTGATCATTCAGTTAATACTGGGCGGAATATGGGGATTGGTATGGCTCAGGGGACGGAATCAAGATGGAGCTTAA
- the gatC gene encoding Asp-tRNA(Asn)/Glu-tRNA(Gln) amidotransferase subunit GatC, with product MSVTEKEVRYIANLARLQFNDEEISLLAGDMNKILGYMELLNELDTSDVKPLDHVIELDSRFRNDEAGEAVSHEDALKNAPDADSDYFRVPKVIE from the coding sequence ATGTCCGTCACAGAAAAAGAAGTCCGATACATAGCCAACCTGGCAAGATTACAATTTAATGATGAGGAGATCTCATTACTTGCCGGAGACATGAACAAGATTCTTGGCTATATGGAATTACTTAATGAGCTTGACACTTCGGACGTAAAACCTCTGGATCACGTGATCGAGCTGGACAGCCGGTTCAGAAATGACGAAGCCGGAGAAGCCGTAAGCCATGAAGATGCACTTAAAAATGCTCCGGACGCCGACAGTGACTACTTCCGTGTTCCTAAAGTGATCGAATAA
- a CDS encoding HPr family phosphocarrier protein, with translation MIKKKITIKNSAGLHARPSAALVKLASSFDSDFHIHLYGYKVNGKSILGVMTLAAECGAELEFELEGPDEKEAMAALEELVDNKFGMKDE, from the coding sequence ATGATCAAAAAGAAGATAACCATAAAGAATTCTGCCGGTTTGCATGCTCGTCCATCAGCTGCATTGGTAAAACTGGCAAGCAGTTTTGATTCTGACTTTCATATTCACTTATATGGCTACAAAGTGAACGGGAAGAGTATTTTGGGGGTGATGACCCTGGCTGCCGAATGTGGTGCCGAGCTTGAATTTGAACTTGAAGGACCGGATGAAAAAGAAGCTATGGCTGCACTGGAAGAACTGGTAGATAATAAGTTCGGTATGAAGGATGAATAA